In a single window of the Alosa sapidissima isolate fAloSap1 chromosome 18, fAloSap1.pri, whole genome shotgun sequence genome:
- the plcb3 gene encoding 1-phosphatidylinositol 4,5-bisphosphate phosphodiesterase beta-3 isoform X2 — protein MAGAKPGVHALQLKPVSVHETLKRGSKFIKWDEEPSTGQPSLITLKVDPEGFFLYWTGGATLEVEVLDISHIRDTRTGKYAKLPKSPTVRDVLGFGKNEGNVEAKLVTVVHGNDLVNVSFLNFQAMQEDVAKVWTEELFKLSTNILSQNSSRNTFLLKAYTKLKLQVSSDGKIPVKNFLKMFSDKKRVESALEQCGLIVNKSQVEGIKPDDLTREMFLNFLNFLCLRPEIERIFVDTGSKGKPFLSLDQMLDFMNRKQRDSRLNEVLYPPLKREQVRQIMEKYEPNTSQLDRDQISLLGFSRYLGGEENSVVPPERLDVIDDMTQSLSHYFINSSHNTYLTVGQLTGLSSVEMYRQVLLTGCRCVELDCWKGRLPDEEPYITHGFTMTTEIPFKEVIEAIAESAFKTSPYPLILSFENHVDSAKQQAKMAEYCRTIFGDALLIDPLEKYPLVPGHPLPSPQELMGKILIKNKKKHHHRTTNGGSVRRRNTDGGDISDQASPINDVESEEDEEEEPVADPKKPNSDEGTASSEVNATEEMSTLVNYIEPVKFKSFEVAGKRNKYYEMSSFVETKGMDTLKSSPVEFVEYNKKQLSRIYPKGTRVDSSNYMPHLFWNVGCQMVALNFQTLDLPMQLNMGVFEYNGGCGYLLKPEFMRRTDKHFDPFTENIVDGIVANTVKITIISGQFLNERKVGVYVEVDMFGLPSDTKRKFRTRTSNNNSLDPVWTEESFVFNKVILPNLASLRVAVFEENGKFIGHRILPVLALRPGYHYISLKNELNQPLLLSSLFVYIEAQDYIPNEHQEYAEALTNPIKHVSLLDQRDRQLAVLMEDEHTSEKREQERFDLRPLDPNPMPVLPLLPELQDVQIPGAVVGQKESSQSSSTLC, from the exons GAGGTGGAAGTCTTGGATATCAGCCATATCAGGGACACCAGAACAGGGAAATATGCCAAGTTACCAAAG AGCCCCACCGTGCGGGACGTTCTCGGTTTTGGCAAGAACGAGGGCAACGTGGAGGCCAAGCTGGTGACTGTCGTCCATGGCAACGACCTCGTCAACGTCTCCTTCCTCAACTTCCAGGCCATGCAGGAGGATGTGGCCAAG GTTTGGACAGAAGAGTTGTTTAAACTCTCCACCAACATACTCTCCCAGAACTCCTCGCGAAACACCTTTTTGTTGAAGgc atacactaaGTTAAAGTTACAGGTGTCTTCAGATGGGAAAATCCCAGTAAAGAA CTTCCTGAAGATGTTCTCAGACAAGAAGCGAGTGGAGAGTGCGCTGGAGCAGTGTGGCCTCATTGTCAATAAG TCTCAAGTGGAGGGGATCAAGCCAGATGACTTAACGCGGGAAATGTTCCTGAACTTCCTCAACTTCCTCTGCCTGAGGCCTGAGATTGAGCGCATCTTTGTGGATAC AGGTTCAAAAGGGAAGCCTTTCCTGTCTCTGGACCAGATGCTGGACTTCATGAACCGTAAGCAGCGCGACTCGCGTCTAAACGAGGTCCtgtatccacctctcaaacGCGAGCAGGTGCGGCAGATCATGGAGAAGTACGAGCCCAACACCAGCCAGCTGGACAgag atcagaTCTCTCTGTTGGGCTTCAGTAGATACctggggggagaggagaactCCGTGGTTCCTCCAGAGAGGCTGGACGTCATTGACGACATGACCCAGTCGCTGTCCCACTACTTCATCAACTCCTCGCACAACACCTACCTCacag tgggccAGCTGACGGGGCTGTCCTCGGTGGAGATGTACAGGCAGGTGTTGCTGACAGGCTGCCGCTGTGTGGAGCTGGACTGTTGGAAGGGCCGCCTCCCCGACGAGGAGCCCTACATCACCCACGGCTTCACCATGACCACCGAGATCCCATTTAAG GAAGTGATTGAGGCAATTGCAGAGAGTGCGTTCAAGACCTCGCCATATCCCCTGATCCTCTCCTTTGAAAACCACGTGGACTC TGCGAAGCAGCAAGCCAAGATGGCAGAGTATTGCCGCACCATCTTTGGCGATGCGCTCCTCATCGACCCGCTGGAGAAATACCCG CTGGTCCCAGGTCATCCACTGCCGTCCCCCCAGGAGCTGATGGGGAAGATCCTGATCAAGAACAAGAAGAAGCACCACCACCGCACGACCAACGGGGGCAGCGTCAGGCGCAGGAACACTGACGGAGGGGACATCTCAGACCAGGCCTCGCCTATCAATG ACGTGGAGagtgaggaagatgaggaggaagagccaGTGGCAGATCCCAAGAAACCAAACTCAGAcgag GGCACGGCCAGCAGTGAGGTCAATGCCACCGAGGAGATGTCCACACTGGTCAACTACATCGAGCCAGTCAAGTTCAAGTCCTTTGAAGTAGCAGGCA agaGAAATAAATACTATGAGATGTCCTCTTTCGTGGAGACCAAAGGCATGGACACACTGAAGAGCTCTCCGGTGGAATTTGTAGA ATATAATAAGAAGCAGCTGAGTCGTATCTACCCTAAGGGCACGAGGGTGGACTCCAGTAACTACATGCCCCACCTCTTCTGGAACGTGGGctgccagatggtggcgctcaACTTCCAGACCCTCG accTGCCCATGCAGCTGAACATGGGTGTGTTTGAGTACAATGGGGGCTGTGGCTACTTGCTGAAGCCAGAGTTTATGCGGCGTACAGACAAGCACTTTGACCCCTTCACTGAAAACATTGTGGATGGCATCGTCGCCAACACCGTCAAAATCacg ATTATCTCGGGCCAGTTTCTGAACGAGAGGaaggtgggtgtgtatgtggaggTGGACATGTTTGGCCTGCCCTCTGACACCAAGAGGAAGTTCCGCACACGCACCTCCAACAACAACTCATTGGACCCTGTATGGACCGAAGAGAGCTTTGTCTTCAATAag gTGATCCTGCCTAATCTCGCCTCGCTGCGGGTGGCCGTGTTTGAGGAGAACGGGAAGTTCATTGGGCACCGCATCCTGCCGGTGCTGGCGCTGCGCCCAG GTTACCACTACATCAGCCTGAAGAATGAGCTGAACCAGCCTCTCCTGCTGTCCTCTCTGTTTGTGTACATTGAGGCTCAGGACTACATTCCCAATGAGCACCAAG aGTATGCTGAAGCCCTGACTAACCCCATCAAGCACGTCTCTCTGCTGGACCAGAGGGATCGGCAGCTGGCTGTGCTAATGGAGGATGag CACACCTCAGAGAAACGGGAGCAGGAGCGGTTTGACCTTCGACCTTTAGACCCTAACCCCATGCCCGTACTCCCACTCCTGCCTGAGCTCCAGGACGTCCAAATCCCCGGGGCAG tcGTAGGCCAGAAAGAGTCATCACAGTCCTCATCGACACTGTGCTAG
- the plcb3 gene encoding 1-phosphatidylinositol 4,5-bisphosphate phosphodiesterase beta-3 isoform X1, protein MAGAKPGVHALQLKPVSVHETLKRGSKFIKWDEEPSTGQPSLITLKVDPEGFFLYWTGGATLEVEVLDISHIRDTRTGKYAKLPKSPTVRDVLGFGKNEGNVEAKLVTVVHGNDLVNVSFLNFQAMQEDVAKVWTEELFKLSTNILSQNSSRNTFLLKAYTKLKLQVSSDGKIPVKNFLKMFSDKKRVESALEQCGLIVNKSQVEGIKPDDLTREMFLNFLNFLCLRPEIERIFVDTGSKGKPFLSLDQMLDFMNRKQRDSRLNEVLYPPLKREQVRQIMEKYEPNTSQLDRDQISLLGFSRYLGGEENSVVPPERLDVIDDMTQSLSHYFINSSHNTYLTVGQLTGLSSVEMYRQVLLTGCRCVELDCWKGRLPDEEPYITHGFTMTTEIPFKEVIEAIAESAFKTSPYPLILSFENHVDSAKQQAKMAEYCRTIFGDALLIDPLEKYPLVPGHPLPSPQELMGKILIKNKKKHHHRTTNGGSVRRRNTDGGDISDQASPINDCPLSDGESNHIMSNGEEKLAERMVKDSEPRKSIDVESEEDEEEEPVADPKKPNSDEGTASSEVNATEEMSTLVNYIEPVKFKSFEVAGKRNKYYEMSSFVETKGMDTLKSSPVEFVEYNKKQLSRIYPKGTRVDSSNYMPHLFWNVGCQMVALNFQTLDLPMQLNMGVFEYNGGCGYLLKPEFMRRTDKHFDPFTENIVDGIVANTVKITIISGQFLNERKVGVYVEVDMFGLPSDTKRKFRTRTSNNNSLDPVWTEESFVFNKVILPNLASLRVAVFEENGKFIGHRILPVLALRPGYHYISLKNELNQPLLLSSLFVYIEAQDYIPNEHQEYAEALTNPIKHVSLLDQRDRQLAVLMEDEHTSEKREQERFDLRPLDPNPMPVLPLLPELQDVQIPGAVVGQKESSQSSSTLC, encoded by the exons GAGGTGGAAGTCTTGGATATCAGCCATATCAGGGACACCAGAACAGGGAAATATGCCAAGTTACCAAAG AGCCCCACCGTGCGGGACGTTCTCGGTTTTGGCAAGAACGAGGGCAACGTGGAGGCCAAGCTGGTGACTGTCGTCCATGGCAACGACCTCGTCAACGTCTCCTTCCTCAACTTCCAGGCCATGCAGGAGGATGTGGCCAAG GTTTGGACAGAAGAGTTGTTTAAACTCTCCACCAACATACTCTCCCAGAACTCCTCGCGAAACACCTTTTTGTTGAAGgc atacactaaGTTAAAGTTACAGGTGTCTTCAGATGGGAAAATCCCAGTAAAGAA CTTCCTGAAGATGTTCTCAGACAAGAAGCGAGTGGAGAGTGCGCTGGAGCAGTGTGGCCTCATTGTCAATAAG TCTCAAGTGGAGGGGATCAAGCCAGATGACTTAACGCGGGAAATGTTCCTGAACTTCCTCAACTTCCTCTGCCTGAGGCCTGAGATTGAGCGCATCTTTGTGGATAC AGGTTCAAAAGGGAAGCCTTTCCTGTCTCTGGACCAGATGCTGGACTTCATGAACCGTAAGCAGCGCGACTCGCGTCTAAACGAGGTCCtgtatccacctctcaaacGCGAGCAGGTGCGGCAGATCATGGAGAAGTACGAGCCCAACACCAGCCAGCTGGACAgag atcagaTCTCTCTGTTGGGCTTCAGTAGATACctggggggagaggagaactCCGTGGTTCCTCCAGAGAGGCTGGACGTCATTGACGACATGACCCAGTCGCTGTCCCACTACTTCATCAACTCCTCGCACAACACCTACCTCacag tgggccAGCTGACGGGGCTGTCCTCGGTGGAGATGTACAGGCAGGTGTTGCTGACAGGCTGCCGCTGTGTGGAGCTGGACTGTTGGAAGGGCCGCCTCCCCGACGAGGAGCCCTACATCACCCACGGCTTCACCATGACCACCGAGATCCCATTTAAG GAAGTGATTGAGGCAATTGCAGAGAGTGCGTTCAAGACCTCGCCATATCCCCTGATCCTCTCCTTTGAAAACCACGTGGACTC TGCGAAGCAGCAAGCCAAGATGGCAGAGTATTGCCGCACCATCTTTGGCGATGCGCTCCTCATCGACCCGCTGGAGAAATACCCG CTGGTCCCAGGTCATCCACTGCCGTCCCCCCAGGAGCTGATGGGGAAGATCCTGATCAAGAACAAGAAGAAGCACCACCACCGCACGACCAACGGGGGCAGCGTCAGGCGCAGGAACACTGACGGAGGGGACATCTCAGACCAGGCCTCGCCTATCAATG ACTGTCCTTTGTCTGATGGAGAGAGCAACCACATTATGTCCAATGGAGAGGAGAAGCTGGCAGAGCGGATGGTCAAAGACAGCGAACCCCGTAAATCCATTG ACGTGGAGagtgaggaagatgaggaggaagagccaGTGGCAGATCCCAAGAAACCAAACTCAGAcgag GGCACGGCCAGCAGTGAGGTCAATGCCACCGAGGAGATGTCCACACTGGTCAACTACATCGAGCCAGTCAAGTTCAAGTCCTTTGAAGTAGCAGGCA agaGAAATAAATACTATGAGATGTCCTCTTTCGTGGAGACCAAAGGCATGGACACACTGAAGAGCTCTCCGGTGGAATTTGTAGA ATATAATAAGAAGCAGCTGAGTCGTATCTACCCTAAGGGCACGAGGGTGGACTCCAGTAACTACATGCCCCACCTCTTCTGGAACGTGGGctgccagatggtggcgctcaACTTCCAGACCCTCG accTGCCCATGCAGCTGAACATGGGTGTGTTTGAGTACAATGGGGGCTGTGGCTACTTGCTGAAGCCAGAGTTTATGCGGCGTACAGACAAGCACTTTGACCCCTTCACTGAAAACATTGTGGATGGCATCGTCGCCAACACCGTCAAAATCacg ATTATCTCGGGCCAGTTTCTGAACGAGAGGaaggtgggtgtgtatgtggaggTGGACATGTTTGGCCTGCCCTCTGACACCAAGAGGAAGTTCCGCACACGCACCTCCAACAACAACTCATTGGACCCTGTATGGACCGAAGAGAGCTTTGTCTTCAATAag gTGATCCTGCCTAATCTCGCCTCGCTGCGGGTGGCCGTGTTTGAGGAGAACGGGAAGTTCATTGGGCACCGCATCCTGCCGGTGCTGGCGCTGCGCCCAG GTTACCACTACATCAGCCTGAAGAATGAGCTGAACCAGCCTCTCCTGCTGTCCTCTCTGTTTGTGTACATTGAGGCTCAGGACTACATTCCCAATGAGCACCAAG aGTATGCTGAAGCCCTGACTAACCCCATCAAGCACGTCTCTCTGCTGGACCAGAGGGATCGGCAGCTGGCTGTGCTAATGGAGGATGag CACACCTCAGAGAAACGGGAGCAGGAGCGGTTTGACCTTCGACCTTTAGACCCTAACCCCATGCCCGTACTCCCACTCCTGCCTGAGCTCCAGGACGTCCAAATCCCCGGGGCAG tcGTAGGCCAGAAAGAGTCATCACAGTCCTCATCGACACTGTGCTAG